In Arsenicicoccus dermatophilus, a genomic segment contains:
- a CDS encoding NUDIX domain-containing protein — MSWSPPAVPVSCGAILLDERGRLLILRPTYKSGWTIPGGIMEADGETPWEGCRREVREETGLVVDSGRLVVVDTKAAKEHEPLAIRFLFHCGTVPAKDARRIRLQEEEIGEHRWAPVDEALDLLRKRVRRRVAVGLQADGCVYLEDGRPVDGVRA; from the coding sequence ATGAGTTGGTCACCCCCCGCCGTCCCCGTGTCCTGCGGCGCGATCCTGCTCGACGAGCGGGGGCGGCTGCTGATCCTGCGGCCGACCTACAAGTCCGGCTGGACGATCCCCGGCGGGATCATGGAGGCCGACGGCGAGACCCCCTGGGAGGGCTGCCGCCGGGAGGTGCGGGAGGAGACCGGGCTGGTCGTCGACAGCGGGCGGCTCGTCGTCGTGGACACCAAGGCCGCCAAGGAGCACGAGCCGCTGGCGATCCGGTTCCTCTTCCACTGCGGCACCGTGCCGGCCAAGGACGCACGGCGGATCCGCCTGCAGGAGGAGGAGATCGGCGAGCACCGGTGGGCGCCGGTCGACGAGGCGCTGGACCTGCTGCGCAAGCGGGTGCGCCGCCGGGTGGCGGTGGGCCTGCAGGCCGACGGCTGCGTCTACCTCGAGGACGGGCGCCCGGTCGACGGCGTCCGCGCCTGA